A single genomic interval of Streptomyces sp. NBC_00663 harbors:
- a CDS encoding BACON domain-containing protein: protein MSSSPETSTRTTGAHRAQREARDRGAARTLAQRPPARYEPYLDGLFTYCLSVLCDHDTATAALGDVLALAERRRGPDAAGDRRAWLYALARWACLRKLAEAKQKRQATHAAGRHTPHRDPAGPSVSDQVQEERRRELGLLAWPEAAGTTPEQREALELAVRHHLAAHEVAAVLGMDLTAARELLAAAACEVERTRAALAVVETGTCPGVARLTGDHQMVLSTAVRRELVRHVDDCPRCRRTAERAVTCRWPGASVTPSELPVLEAPRATLHIAMAHLPRARGAAAPRFDRRGFPMDPKDRAARRDRLRARAVTTTVVATVVAAPVLALWAAYRGTPTAEGAEGRSASASEARGPGGLDGEAVGDGYENAANAGIRPGDRFTKGNKPDVSVEVISVTGAGKKGAGRLEVTADNSGDTTLITLTATGDTQVRWSATTGASWLYLSQSSGTLAPGEALTIKVYVDHLREPSGYWSARVAVSPAGAVVSIEGYGTAPTPTDPGTPADPPPSSSDPTPTTSAPTDPSPSDPPPSSPDPDPTPSDTAPSDPASTPPPSDSGDPSPSTS from the coding sequence ATGAGCAGCAGTCCGGAGACCTCGACCCGCACCACCGGCGCACATCGGGCGCAACGGGAGGCGCGCGATCGCGGTGCCGCGCGCACACTGGCGCAGCGCCCGCCCGCGCGCTACGAGCCGTACCTGGACGGCCTGTTCACCTACTGCCTGTCCGTCCTGTGCGACCACGACACCGCCACCGCAGCGCTCGGTGACGTCCTGGCCCTCGCCGAGAGGCGCCGTGGCCCGGACGCGGCCGGCGACCGCCGGGCCTGGCTGTACGCACTGGCCCGCTGGGCCTGTCTGCGCAAGCTGGCCGAGGCCAAGCAGAAACGTCAGGCCACCCACGCGGCGGGCCGCCACACCCCTCACCGGGACCCGGCAGGCCCGTCCGTCTCCGACCAGGTCCAGGAGGAGCGCCGGCGTGAACTCGGCCTGCTCGCCTGGCCGGAGGCGGCCGGCACCACCCCGGAGCAGCGCGAGGCCCTCGAACTCGCCGTGCGCCACCATCTCGCCGCCCACGAGGTCGCCGCCGTCCTCGGCATGGACCTGACCGCCGCCCGTGAACTGCTCGCCGCTGCCGCCTGCGAGGTCGAGCGCACCCGCGCGGCGCTCGCCGTCGTGGAGACCGGCACCTGCCCGGGCGTCGCCCGCCTCACCGGCGACCACCAGATGGTGCTCAGCACGGCCGTGCGCCGCGAACTGGTCCGGCATGTCGACGACTGCCCGCGCTGCCGCCGTACCGCCGAGCGCGCGGTCACCTGCCGCTGGCCCGGCGCGAGCGTCACCCCCTCCGAGCTGCCCGTCCTGGAGGCACCCCGCGCGACCCTGCACATCGCCATGGCGCACCTCCCGCGCGCGCGGGGCGCCGCCGCACCGCGCTTCGACCGGCGTGGCTTTCCGATGGACCCGAAGGACCGCGCGGCCCGCCGCGACCGCCTCCGCGCGCGTGCCGTGACCACGACCGTCGTCGCCACCGTCGTGGCCGCCCCGGTGCTGGCGCTCTGGGCCGCCTACAGGGGCACGCCCACCGCCGAGGGCGCCGAGGGCCGCTCGGCCTCCGCCAGTGAGGCGCGCGGCCCCGGCGGCCTGGACGGCGAGGCGGTCGGCGACGGCTACGAGAACGCGGCCAACGCCGGCATCCGGCCCGGCGACCGCTTCACCAAGGGCAACAAGCCCGACGTGTCCGTGGAGGTCATCAGCGTCACCGGCGCGGGCAAGAAGGGCGCCGGCCGGCTGGAGGTCACGGCCGACAACAGTGGCGACACCACGCTGATCACCCTCACCGCCACCGGCGACACCCAGGTCCGCTGGTCCGCGACCACCGGCGCCTCCTGGCTCTACCTCAGCCAGTCCTCGGGAACCCTCGCTCCCGGCGAAGCGTTGACGATCAAGGTGTACGTGGACCATCTGCGAGAGCCGTCGGGCTACTGGAGCGCGCGGGTGGCCGTGTCACCGGCCGGAGCCGTCGTCTCCATCGAGGGGTACGGCACCGCGCCCACCCCGACCGACCCCGGCACCCCCGCCGACCCGCCGCCCTCGTCCTCCGACCCGACACCCACCACGTCAGCCCCTACGGACCCCAGCCCGAGCGACCCACCGCCCTCGTCGCCCGACCCGGACCCGACCCCGAGCGACACGGCCCCGTCGGACCCGGCGAGCACGCCGCCGCCCAGCGACAGCGGCGACCCGAGCCCGTCGACGTCCTAG
- the radA gene encoding DNA repair protein RadA — MAARTKTAKDRPAFRCTECGWQTAKWLGRCPECQAWGTVEEYGAPAVRTTAPGRVTTSALPIGQVDGRQATARSTGVPELDRVLGGGLVPGAVVLLAGEPGVGKSTLLLDVAAKAASDEHRTLYVTGEESASQVRLRADRIKAIDDHLYLAAETDLAAVLGHLDAVKPSLLILDSVQTVASPEIDGAPGGMAQVREVAGALIRASKDRGMSTLLVGHVTKDGAIAGPRLLEHLVDVVLSFEGDRHARLRLVRGIKNRYGATDEVGCFELHDEGITGLTDPSGLFLTRRDEPVPGTCLTVTLEGRRPLVAEVQALTVDSQIPSPRRTTSGLETSRVSMMLAVLEQRGRISALGKRDIYSATVGGVKLSEPAADLAIALALASAASDTPLPKNLVAIGEVGLAGEVRRVTGVQRRLAEAHRLGFTHALVPGDPGKIPAGMKVLEVADIGDALRVLPRSRRREAPQDAEERR; from the coding sequence ATGGCTGCCCGTACGAAGACCGCCAAGGACCGCCCCGCCTTCCGCTGCACGGAGTGCGGCTGGCAGACGGCGAAGTGGCTCGGCCGCTGCCCCGAATGCCAGGCATGGGGCACGGTCGAGGAGTACGGCGCGCCCGCGGTGCGTACGACGGCACCCGGTCGCGTCACCACCTCCGCCCTGCCCATCGGCCAGGTCGACGGCCGTCAGGCCACCGCCCGCTCCACCGGCGTACCCGAACTGGACCGCGTGCTGGGCGGCGGACTCGTCCCGGGCGCGGTGGTGCTGCTGGCGGGCGAGCCCGGCGTGGGCAAGTCGACCCTGCTCCTCGACGTGGCGGCCAAGGCGGCGAGCGACGAGCACCGCACCTTGTACGTCACCGGTGAGGAGTCGGCCAGCCAGGTCCGGCTGCGCGCCGACCGCATCAAGGCCATCGACGACCATCTGTACCTCGCCGCGGAGACCGACCTGGCCGCCGTCCTCGGCCACTTGGACGCGGTGAAGCCGTCCCTGCTCATCCTGGACTCCGTACAGACGGTGGCCTCACCGGAGATCGACGGTGCCCCCGGCGGCATGGCCCAGGTGCGCGAGGTGGCGGGCGCGCTCATCCGGGCCTCCAAGGACCGCGGCATGTCCACCCTCCTGGTGGGCCATGTCACGAAGGACGGCGCGATCGCGGGCCCGCGCCTGCTGGAGCACCTCGTGGACGTGGTCCTCTCCTTCGAGGGCGACCGGCACGCGCGCCTGCGCCTGGTCCGGGGCATCAAGAACCGGTACGGCGCGACGGACGAGGTCGGCTGCTTCGAACTGCACGATGAGGGCATCACGGGCCTCACCGACCCAAGCGGACTTTTCCTGACCCGTCGTGACGAACCGGTCCCCGGCACCTGTCTGACGGTCACCCTGGAGGGCCGCCGTCCCCTGGTGGCCGAGGTCCAGGCCCTGACGGTCGACTCGCAGATCCCCTCCCCCCGGCGCACCACCTCCGGTCTGGAGACCTCCCGCGTCTCGATGATGCTGGCCGTCCTGGAGCAGCGGGGCCGGATCAGCGCTCTCGGCAAGCGGGACATCTACTCCGCGACGGTCGGCGGAGTGAAGCTCTCGGAGCCCGCCGCGGACCTGGCCATCGCCCTCGCGCTGGCCTCCGCGGCGAGCGACACCCCGCTGCCCAAGAACCTCGTCGCGATCGGCGAAGTAGGCCTCGCGGGCGAGGTCAGACGGGTCACGGGCGTCCAGCGCCGACTGGCCGAGGCGCACCGTCTGGGCTTCACCCACGCGCTCGTGCCGGGCGACCCCGGCAAGATCCCTGCCGGCATGAAGGTCCTGGAAGTCGCCGACATAGGGGACGCCCTGAGAGTCCTTCCGCGTTCGCGTCGGCGAGAGGCCCCACAGGACGCGGAGGAGCGCCGGTAG